A stretch of Fulvia fulva chromosome 4, complete sequence DNA encodes these proteins:
- a CDS encoding Extracellular metalloproteinase MEP: MRSSQIAALSSLVLGTLSHPFHDSHALESDPEALQRRQLSSRLDDFRPQQRSRYVAEDGEISVQRTSAPASTDPIEAATNHLRSIHPDAEFRTANDNHVSSNGIAHVYFKQTLNGLDIDDADFNVNVRPDGTIFSYGSSFYTGPLPEAAPAPEEVAEPQPVLETVVDVLALPIQPAEADILVEETARSFTVQGLNNVESPPEGQLVYYGNAEGNLISAWRLETDVSENWLTTYVDATNENNILAVTDYVAESTYEVFKWPLNDPRGNRRTTEILPFDIRASSLGWHRDSDTRYTVTRGNNAIAQPNTDGDAEFLDEPRPSGGLLNVYTPRFDPALEPAQYIDASTVQLFYTSNYYRDMLYILGFTEAAGNFQTSNFGKGGVGGDSVILNTQDGSGLNNANFATPPDGQQGRMRMYVFNQSVPNRDSSFEAGIVIHEFTHGLTNRLTGGPANSRCLQVLESGGMGEGWSDFYATAIRSTPRDNRNTNYPIGDYAFNNPAGIRAFVYSTNMQTNPYTYSSLNTLTRVHQFGTVWCTMLYEMMWNLIDDHGNTALLRPVLGFNGRPDDGKYLSMKLVLDALTLQPCNPTFVQARNAILDADRALTKGGNQCSIWKAFAKRGLGENASQVGTVYTDDFTIPAGVC; encoded by the exons ATGCGTTCCTCACAGATTGCGGCTTTGTCAAGCCTTGTCCTTGGGACATTGTCTCATCCTTTCCATGACTCTCATGCTCTCGAGTCAGACCCCGAGGCCCTCCAACGACGACAATTGAGCTCCAGACTGGATGACTTCCGACCACAGCAACGCTCTCGATACGTGGCTGAGGATGGTGAGATCTCTGTCCAGAGAACTTCCGCTCCGGCAAGCACAGATCCAATCGAGGCTGCAACAAATCACTTGAGGAGCATTCACCCCGATGCCGAGTTCCGAACGGCGAACGACAACCACGTCTCGAGCAACGGCATTGCGCACGTCTACTTCAAGCAGACATTGAACGGCCTTGACATCGATGACGCCGACTTCAACGTCAAT GTCCGTCCAGACGGCACTATCTTCTCCTACGGAAGCTCTTTCTACACTGGCCCACTTCCAGAGGCAGCGCCAGCTCCAGAGGAGGTTGCCGAGCCTCAGCCAGTGTTGGAGACAGTGGTCGATGTCCTTGCTCTGCCAATTCAGCCTGCCGAAGCTGACATTCTGGTCGAAGAAACTGCACGATCTTTCACAGTCCAAGGACTGAACAACGTGGAATCTCCACCAGAAGGACAGCTGGTCTACTACGGCAATGCCGAAGGCAACTTGATCTCGGCATGGCGACTGGAGACTGATGTCAGCGAGAACTGGCTCACCACCTATGTCGATGCGACGAACGAGAACAACATCCTGGCAGTCACAGATTACGTTGCAGAGTCAACCTACGAAGTCTTCAAATGGCCACTGAATGACCCAAGGGGCAACCGTCGCACCACAGAAATACTACCGTTCGACATCCGCGCAAGTAGCCTGGGCTGGCACCGCGACTCCGACACCCGCTACACCGTGACCCGTGGTAACAACGCCATCGCCCAGCCAAATACAGACGGAGATGCAGAGTTCCTCGACGAGCCTCGTCCATCTGGTGGTCTCCTGAACGTCTACACTCCACGATTCGACCCAGCTTTGGAGCCAGCACAGTACATCGACGCCTCCACCGTCCAGCTCTTCTACACCTCCAACTACTACCGCGATATGCTCTACATCCTTGGCTTCACTGAAGCCGCCGGCAACTTCCAGACCTCCAACTTCGGCAAGGGCGGTGTCGGCGGCGATAGCGTGATCCTCAACACCCAAGACGGCTCCGGCCTAAACAACGCCAACTTCGCCACGCCCCCAGATGGCCAACAAGGCCGCATGCGTATGTACGTCTTCAACCAATCGGTCCCCAACCGCGACAGCTCCTTCGAAGCCGGCATCGTCATCCACGAGTTCACGCACGGCCTCACAAACCGTCTCACAGGCGGTCCAGCCAACTCCCGCTGTCTTCAAGTGCTCGAGTCAGGCGGCATGGGAGAAGGATGGTCCGACTTTTACGCCACCGCAATCCGCTCCACACCCCGCGACAACCGCAACACAAACTACCCAATCGGCGACTACGCCTTCAACAACCCCGCCGGAATCCGCGCTTTCGTCTACAGCACCAACATGCAAACAAACCCATACACTTACTCTTCCCTCAACACCCTGACCCGAGTCCACCAGTTTGGAACGGTGTGGTGTACGATGTTGTATGAGATGATGTGGAACTTGATTGATGATCATGGTAACACTGCTTTGCTGAGGCCGGTCCTGGGGTTCAATGGAAGGCCTGATGATGGCAAGTACTTGAGTATGAAGCTGGTGCTGGATGCATTGACGCTGCAGCCTTGTAACCCGACATTCGTGCAAGCGAGGAATGCGATTTTGGATGCGGATCGGGCACTCACTAAGGGGGGAAATCAGTGTTCTATCTGGAAGGCTTTTGCGAAGAGAGGTCTGGGAGAGAATGCAAGTCAGGTGGGGACTGTTTATACTGATGATTTCACGATTCCGGCGGGAGTGTGCTAG
- a CDS encoding ENTH domain-containing protein gives MDLNSIRDQVSQLTLYDIKAGVRKVQNAVMNYTEMEAKVREATNNEPWGASSTMMQEIANGTFNYQLLNEIMPMIYKRFTEKSAEEWRQIYKALQLMEFLIKNGSERVIDDARSHLSLLKMLRQFHYIDQNGKDQGINVRNRSKELTDLLSDVDRIRQERKKARTTKNKYGGVEGGAGLGSGGFSSGSSGRYGGFGSESAGQSTFGGNTRGVYGDGGGFGGEQHDEYDEGGRTNTAERFDEYDEYDDGGATAPTARRKTTAPPKAKAKKAEPPKPKEPEVDLFDFGDDEPATTIAPSNGASSSAILAAPPSQAAPAPADDDDFDDFQSATPAAAAPAPLAAPSIPKPNYSSFSTSSSTQYAQPTPQSGSQNAAFGNLLSTTSPTRSATPSMSGFSSPPLAQAQKPTGYQPTGPNYFTSVQVGQPQQPGTPGSGVTSPVGQISAKPVQKKAGGDAFAGLLAGSGMKKNQTAQKGPTIADMAKQKTQAGLYGANAPAAMPAQSQQKPNTGSSGLDDLLG, from the exons ATGGATCTCAACAGCATTCGCGACCAGGTCAGCCAGCTGACGCTCTACGACATCAAGGCCGGTGTGCGGAAGGTACAAAATG CCGTCATGAACTACACCGAGATGGAAGCCAAGGTCAGGGAAGCCACAAACAACGAACCATGGGGTGCTTCCTCGACCATGATGCAGGAGATCGCGAACGGCACATTCAACTA CCAACTGCTCAACGAGATCATGCCTATGATATACAAACGATTCACCGAAAAGTCCGCAGAGGAATGGCGCCAAATCTACAAAGCACTGCAGCTGATGGAGTTCCTAATCAAGAACGGCTCGGAGCGCGTGATTGACGACGCACGATCCCACTTGTCCCTACTCAAGATGCTCCGGCAATTTCACTACATCGATCAGAACGGCAAAGACCAAGGTATCAACGTACGAAACCGAAGCAAAGAGCTCACCGACCTTCTGAGTGACGTCGACCGGATACGTCAGGAACGTAAAAAGGCACGAACCACAAAGAACAAGTATGGAGGCGTGGAGGGTGGTGCTGGCCTCGGGTCGGGAGGGTTTAGCTCAGGCAGTTCCGGGCGGTACGGAGGCTTTGGCAGTGAGAGTGCCGGACAATCAACGTTTGGTGGGAACACAAGAGGTGTATACGGTGATGGAGGAGGTTTCGGAGGAGAACAGCACGATGAGTACGACGAGGGCGGACGAACAAATACCGCTGAGAGGTTCGACGAGTACGATGAGTACGATGATGGTGGTGCGACTGCTCCCACCGCTCGACGGAAAACAACAGCACCACCCAAAGCAAAGGCGAAGAAGGCAGAACCGCCAAAGCCGAAGGAGCCTGAAGTGGACCTGTTCGACTTTGGCGATGATGAGCCAGCCACAACCATAGCGCCCTCGAACGGCGCATCCTCGTCGGCAATCCTGGCCGCTCCACCCTCTCAAGCAGCCCCAGCACCAGCGGACGATGATGATTTCGACGACTTCCAATCTGCAACTCCTGCCGCAGCTGCACCCGCACCATTGGCAGCACCAAGCATTCCCAAGCCAAATTACAGCTCGTTCTCTACTTCGTCGAGCACACAGTACGCACAGCCCACGCCACAATCCGGATCGCAGAACGCAGCCTTTGGCAATCTTCTCTCGACTACTTCGCCGACTAGGTCAGCCACCCCCTCTATGTCAGGCTTCTCCTCGCCGCCACTAGCACAAGCGCAGAAGCCAACTGGATACCAGCCTACAGGACCCAACTACTTCACGTCAGTGCAGGTTGGACAGCCTCAACAGCCTGGCACGCCGGGATCTGGTGTCACTTCTCCAGTCGGCCAGATTAGCGCGAAGCCAGTTCAGAAGAAGGCTGGCGGGGACGCTTTTGCTGGTCTGCTGGCCGGGAGTGGCATGAAGAAGAATCAAACAGCGCAGAAGGGACCAACGATTGCAGACATGGCCAAGCAAAAAACCCAGGCTGGTCTGTATGGTGCAAATGCGCCGGCTGCTATGCCTGCTCAGTCGCAGCAGAAGCCAAATACCGGCAGCAGTGGTCTCGACGATCTGCTAGGGTAG
- a CDS encoding Peptidyl-prolyl cis-trans isomerase, mitochondrial, producing the protein MFSPSTLLRPTTFNTFRTCQPTFNRCFHASSANMVIKAYFDVTWTGPELKTDTNGKVISKDESAKPRSGRINFDLFDDVVPKTAENFRALCTGEKGFGYAGSKFHRVIPEFMLQGGDFTRGNGTGGKSIYGEKFADENFKLTHNKPFLLSMANAGPNTNGSQFFVTTVVTSWLDGRHVVFGEVPDDDAESKGIVKSIEACGTSSGAIKYKEGPPTIVKSGVL; encoded by the exons ATGTTTTCTCCCTCAACACTCCTCAGACCAACCACCTTCAACACCTTCAGAACCTGCCAGCCAACTTTCAACCGTTGCTTCCACGCATCATCCGCAAACATGGTCATCAAGGCTTACTTCGACGTCACCTGGACTGGTCCAGAGCTCAAGACCGACACCAACGGCAAGGTCATCAGCAAGGACGAGTCTGCTAAGC CACGCTCCGGCCGCATCAACTTCGACCTCTTCGACGATGTTGTCCCAAAGACCGCCGAGAACTTCCGCGCTCTTTGCACTGGCGAGAAGGGCTTCGGCTACGCTGGCTCCAAGTTCCACCGTGTGATCCCAGAGTTCATGCTTCAAGGTGGTGACTTCACCCGTGGTAAC GGCACCGGTGGAAAGTCCATCTACGGCGAGAAGTTCGCCGACGAGAACTTCAAGCTCACCCACAACAAGCCATTCCTCCTCTCCATGGCCAACGCCGGCCCAAACACCAACGGCTCGCAGTTCTTCGTCACCACCGTCGTCACCAGCTGGCTCGATGGTAGGCACGTCGTCTTCGGCGAGGTGCCAGATGATGATGCCGAGTCCAAGGGCATTGTCAAGTCGATTGAGGCTTGCGGTACTAGCAGTGGTGCCATCAAGTACAAGGAGGGCCCACCAACCATCGTCAAGTCCGGTGTCTTGTAG
- a CDS encoding 60S ribosomal protein L23-B, translated as MSARISTSGNKLKMTLGLPVGAVMNCCDNSGARNLYIISVKGIGARLNRLPAAGVGDMVMATVKKGKPELRKKVMPAVIVRQSKPWRRADGVYLYFEDNAGVIVNPKGEMKGSAITGPVGKEAAELWPRIASNSGVVM; from the exons ATGTCTGCCAGAATCTCCACCAGCGGTAACAAGCTGAAGATGACCCTCGGTCTGCCAGT CGGCGCAGTCATGAACTGCTGTGACAACTCCGGCGCTCGCAACCTCTACATCATCTCCGTCAAGGGCATCGGTGCACGACTCAACCGTCTCCCCGCCGCCGGTGTCGGTGACATGGTCATGGCCACCGTCAAGAAGGGAAAGCCAGAGTTGAGGAAGAAGGTCATGCCAGCAGTCATCGTCCGACAGAGCAAGCCATGGAGGAGAGCAGACGGTGTCTACCTGTACTTTGAGGACAACGCGGGTGTCATCGTCAACCCCAAGGGTGAGATGAAGGGATCGGCTATCACTGGTCCTGTGGGTAAGGAGGCTGCGGAGCTTTGGCCG CGTATTGCCTCCAACTCCGGTGTTGTGATGTGA